A genomic region of Phragmites australis chromosome 2, lpPhrAust1.1, whole genome shotgun sequence contains the following coding sequences:
- the LOC133898397 gene encoding NAC domain-containing protein 75-like isoform X2 — protein sequence MNRGHISSSKLINEKLEEHRISTAKPCPNCGHKIDSKPDWLGLPAGVKFDPTDQELIEHLEAKVKEEGSRSHPLIDEFIPTIDGEDGICYTHPEKLPGVTRDGLSKHFFHRPSKAYTTGTRKRRKIQTECDVHKGETRWHKTGKTRPVMVNGRQKGCKKILVLYTNFGKHRKPEKTNWVMHQYHLGDLEEEKEGELVVCKIFYQTQPRQCSWSSDRGATVVVAATTVQEQRRRDSGSGSCSSRDHEVSATSFPAGYTVTAAVEMQQHLKQSADHFSFTPFRETFDQEVGIGGDQVPSNQLGRSGQHHAGQEQQPHRPVLGTTAVPAAAFLISRPSNPVSTIVPHTMQHASVVDHDQFHVPAILLHHHDKFQHQQQQPQQKLDRRSAGLEELIMGCTSSTSTKGETSIPHSQETEWPYPYWPPDNTDHHG from the exons ATGAATAGGGGGCATATCAGCAGCTCGAAGCTCATCAACGAGAAGCTCGAGGAACACCGGATCTCCACCGCGAAGCCCTGCCCCAACTGCGGCCACAAAATCGACAGCAAACCG GATTGGCTGGGGCTGCCGGCCGGCGTCAAGTTCGATCCAACGGACCAGGAGCTGATCGAGCACCTCGAGGCGAAAGTGAAAGAAGAAGGCTCGAGATCTCACCCTCTCATCGACGAGTTCATACCCACAATAGATGGGGAGGATGGAATATGTTACACCCACCCTGAGAAACTTCCAG GTGTGACAAGGGATGGCCTAAGCAAGCACTTCTTCCACCGGCCGTCCAAGGCCTACACGACGGGcacgaggaagaggaggaagatacAGACGGAGTGCGACGTTCACAAGGGCGAGACGAGATGGCACAAGACCGGCAAGACGCGGCCGGTGATGGTGAACGGCCGGCAGAAGGGGTGCAAGAAGATATTGGTGTTGTACACCAACTTTGGCAAGCACCGCAAGCCGGAGAAGACGAACTGGGTGATGCACCAGTACCACCTCGGCGACCtcgaagaggagaaggagggagAGCTGGTGGTGTGCAAGATATTCTACCAGACGCAACCCAGGCAGTGCAGCTGGTCGTCCGACCGGGGTGCCACCGTCGTCGTGGCAGCGACGACGGTGCAGGAGCAGCGTAGGAGGGATAGTGGCAGCGGCAGCTGCTCGTCGAGGGACCACGAGGTGTCGGCAACATCGTTCCCGGCCGGATACACGGTCACCGCGGCCGTCGAGATGCAGCAGCACTTGAAGCAGTCGGCGGACCATTTCAGCTTCACGCCTTTCAGGGAGACCTTTGATCAGGAG GTTGGTATAGGTGGTGATCAGGTGCCATCTAATCAGCTTGGACGATCAGGGCAGCATCATGCTGGCCAGGAGCAGCAACCACACCGGCCGGTGCTCGGGACGACGGCCGTGCCAGCTGCAGCTTTCCTGATCAGTAGGCCATCGAATCCCGTCTCGACTATAGTGCCGCATACAATGCAGCACGCATCAGTTGTTGATCATGATCAGTTCCATGTGCCAGCGATCCTTCTCCACCACCATGACAAATTTCAG CACCAGCAGCAACAGCCACAGCAAAAGCTTGACCGCAGGTCTGCCGGCTTGGAAGAATTGATAATGGGCTGCACATCGTCCACAAGCACAAAAGGA GAAACATCGATTCCTCACTCTCAAGAGACAGAATGGCCTTACCCGTACTGGCCACCTGACAACACAGATCATCATGGATAG
- the LOC133898397 gene encoding NAC domain-containing protein 75-like isoform X1 — MNRGHISSSKLINEKLEEHRISTAKPCPNCGHKIDSKPKDWLGLPAGVKFDPTDQELIEHLEAKVKEEGSRSHPLIDEFIPTIDGEDGICYTHPEKLPGVTRDGLSKHFFHRPSKAYTTGTRKRRKIQTECDVHKGETRWHKTGKTRPVMVNGRQKGCKKILVLYTNFGKHRKPEKTNWVMHQYHLGDLEEEKEGELVVCKIFYQTQPRQCSWSSDRGATVVVAATTVQEQRRRDSGSGSCSSRDHEVSATSFPAGYTVTAAVEMQQHLKQSADHFSFTPFRETFDQEVGIGGDQVPSNQLGRSGQHHAGQEQQPHRPVLGTTAVPAAAFLISRPSNPVSTIVPHTMQHASVVDHDQFHVPAILLHHHDKFQHQQQQPQQKLDRRSAGLEELIMGCTSSTSTKGETSIPHSQETEWPYPYWPPDNTDHHG; from the exons ATGAATAGGGGGCATATCAGCAGCTCGAAGCTCATCAACGAGAAGCTCGAGGAACACCGGATCTCCACCGCGAAGCCCTGCCCCAACTGCGGCCACAAAATCGACAGCAAACCG AAGGATTGGCTGGGGCTGCCGGCCGGCGTCAAGTTCGATCCAACGGACCAGGAGCTGATCGAGCACCTCGAGGCGAAAGTGAAAGAAGAAGGCTCGAGATCTCACCCTCTCATCGACGAGTTCATACCCACAATAGATGGGGAGGATGGAATATGTTACACCCACCCTGAGAAACTTCCAG GTGTGACAAGGGATGGCCTAAGCAAGCACTTCTTCCACCGGCCGTCCAAGGCCTACACGACGGGcacgaggaagaggaggaagatacAGACGGAGTGCGACGTTCACAAGGGCGAGACGAGATGGCACAAGACCGGCAAGACGCGGCCGGTGATGGTGAACGGCCGGCAGAAGGGGTGCAAGAAGATATTGGTGTTGTACACCAACTTTGGCAAGCACCGCAAGCCGGAGAAGACGAACTGGGTGATGCACCAGTACCACCTCGGCGACCtcgaagaggagaaggagggagAGCTGGTGGTGTGCAAGATATTCTACCAGACGCAACCCAGGCAGTGCAGCTGGTCGTCCGACCGGGGTGCCACCGTCGTCGTGGCAGCGACGACGGTGCAGGAGCAGCGTAGGAGGGATAGTGGCAGCGGCAGCTGCTCGTCGAGGGACCACGAGGTGTCGGCAACATCGTTCCCGGCCGGATACACGGTCACCGCGGCCGTCGAGATGCAGCAGCACTTGAAGCAGTCGGCGGACCATTTCAGCTTCACGCCTTTCAGGGAGACCTTTGATCAGGAG GTTGGTATAGGTGGTGATCAGGTGCCATCTAATCAGCTTGGACGATCAGGGCAGCATCATGCTGGCCAGGAGCAGCAACCACACCGGCCGGTGCTCGGGACGACGGCCGTGCCAGCTGCAGCTTTCCTGATCAGTAGGCCATCGAATCCCGTCTCGACTATAGTGCCGCATACAATGCAGCACGCATCAGTTGTTGATCATGATCAGTTCCATGTGCCAGCGATCCTTCTCCACCACCATGACAAATTTCAG CACCAGCAGCAACAGCCACAGCAAAAGCTTGACCGCAGGTCTGCCGGCTTGGAAGAATTGATAATGGGCTGCACATCGTCCACAAGCACAAAAGGA GAAACATCGATTCCTCACTCTCAAGAGACAGAATGGCCTTACCCGTACTGGCCACCTGACAACACAGATCATCATGGATAG
- the LOC133898387 gene encoding profilin-2 has product MSWQTYVDEHLLCDIGGQRLTAAAILGHDGAVWAQSDAFPQVKPEEITAIMNDFNEPGSLAPTGLYLGGAKYMVIQGEPGAVIRGKKGPGGVTIKKTSLSIIIGIYEEPMAPGQCNMVVERLGDYLVEQGF; this is encoded by the exons ATGTCGTGGCAGACGTACGTGGACGAGCACCTGCTCTGCGACATCGGCGGCCAgcgcctcaccgccgccgccatcctcgGCCACGACGGCGCCGTATGGGCGCAGTCCGACGCCTTCCCGCAG GTAAAACCTGAAGAAATCACTGCAATAATGAATGACTTCAATGAACCAGGCTCTCTGGCACCAACTGGATTATACCTTGGGGGCGCAAAATACATGGTTATCCAAGGCGAACCTGGAGCTGTCATTCGAGGGAAGAAG GGACCAGGTGGGGTTACTATCAAGAAAACCAGTCTATCCATCATCATCGGAATCTATGAGGAACCAATGGCTCCTGGCCAGTGCAACATGGTTGTGGAGAGGCTTGGTGATTACCTTGTTGAACAGGGCTTCTGA